In one Antennarius striatus isolate MH-2024 chromosome 15, ASM4005453v1, whole genome shotgun sequence genomic region, the following are encoded:
- the LOC137608597 gene encoding alanine--glyoxylate aminotransferase 2, mitochondrial-like, producing MYSVLRCAPAARLSSGRLSSSKFHLASVCQESALKYSSTDIPLMPPCSFQPAEYQGMSKERLMEIRRRNCNPVTMKVTYYQRPVFIHQGFMQWLWDVDGRRYLDLFAGCVSVSVGHCHPKVTAAAEQQLKTLWHTTNIYVHPPLQEYCEKLASHLPDPLKVIYLTNSGSEANDLAMLMARLHTGNYDIITFRGSYHGGSPQAIGLTSNVAYKYPIANGLGCTNTMCPDVFRGPWGGSHCRDSPVQTIRECTCTPGRCEANDHYIAQLKETFQTSVPSRIAAFFTEPIQGVGGAVQYPKNYLKEAYKLVRERGGVCIADEVQTGFGRTGSHFWGFQGHDVLPDVVTMAKGIGNGFPMGAVVTTPEIAASLSKGVHFTTFGGNPVACAIASSVLDAIREDDTQRTSQEVGTYLMTELAKLRDKYDIIGDVRGKGLQIGVEMVKDKASREPLPPEGVAEIFEDVKDMGVLMGKGGLYGQTFRIKPPMCITMKDADFFVAVFNRSVHNYLERR from the exons ATGTATTCTGTGCTCCGCTGCGCGCCGGCGGCGCGTCTTTCCTCCGGTCGCCTCAGTTCGTCCAAATTCCACTTGGCAAGCG TTTGTCAGGAATCTGCCCTGAAATACTCCTCCACAGACATCCCACTGATGCCCCCTTGCAGCTTCCAGCCAGCAGAATACCAG GGAATGTCCAAAGAGCGCCTGATGGAGATCCGCAGACGGAACTGCAACCCTGTGACCATGAAGGTCACCTACTACCAGAGGCCGGTGTTCATCCACCAGGGGTTCATGCAGTGGCTGTGGGACGTGGACGGCAGGAGGTACCTGGACCTGTTTGCCGGTTGCGTGAGTGTCAGCGTGGGCCACTGCCACCC GAAGGTGACGGCGGCGGCCgagcagcagctgaagacgCTGTGGCACACCACCAACATCTATGTCCACCCTCCTCTGCAGGAGTACTGTGAGAAACTAGCCTCCCACCTGCCGGATCCTCTGAAG GTGATCTATCTGACCAACAGCGGCTCAGAAGCCAACGACCTGGCTATGCTGATGGCTCGACTTCACACGGGcaactatgacatcatcaccttcag AGGTTCGTACCACGGCGGCAGCCCACAAGCCATCGGCCTGACGTCCAACGTGGCCTATAAGTACCCCATCGCCAACGGGCTGGGCTGCACCAAT ACCATGTGTCCCGACGTGTTCAGGGGCCCGTGGGGAGGGAGCCACTGCAGGGACTCCCCTGTGCAGACTATCAGGGAGTGTACCTGCACCCCAG GTCGCTGCGAGGCCAACGATCACTACATCGCTCAGCTCAAAGAGACCTTCCAAACCAGCGTCCCGAGTCGAATCGCTGCGTTCTTTACAGAACCCATTCAG GGAGTCGGCGGAGCGGTGCAGTACCCCAAAAACTACCTGAAGGAGGCGTACAAACTGGTCAGAGAGAGAGGCGGAGTCTGCATCGCTGATGAGGTCCAGACTGGATTCGGCCGAACAGGAAGCCACTTCTGGGGGTTCCAGGGTCACGATGTCCTTCCTGATGTGGTAACCATGGCGAAGGGCATTGGTAATGGATTCCCAATGGGAGCCGTTGTCACGACACCAG AAATTGCTGCCTCATTGTCTAAGGGCGTCCACTTCACCACCTTTGGGGGGAATCCTGTGGCGTGCGCCATCGCCTCTTCGGTGCTCGAT GCGATCAGAGAGGACGACACGCAGCGGACCAGCCAGGAGGTGGGGACCTACCTGATGACAGAACTGGCCAAGCTCAGGGACAAGTATGACATCATCGGTGACGTCAGAGGAAAAGGCCTGCAGATCGGCGTGGAAATGGTCAAAGACAAG GCCAGCAGGGAGCCGCTGCCTCCTGAGGGAGTCGCTGAGATCTTTGAGGATGTGAAGGACATGGGGGTCCTGATGGGGAAAGGAGGTCTGTATGGACAG ACCTTCCGCATTAAACCCCCCATGTGCATCACCATGAAGGACGCAGACTTCTTTGTGGCGGTTTTTAATAGGTCTGTCCACAACTATCTGGAGAGGAGATGA